A portion of the Cohaesibacter gelatinilyticus genome contains these proteins:
- a CDS encoding helix-turn-helix domain-containing protein, translating to MNDGLRLDAFDLIKRAMKARSMTYAQLAELLDLSEPSIKRMFAERDCKLSRLMKICGLLDLDPSDLFDLSKRHQSGPIELDRQVEAKLASDPSLFHFFILLRETETAEDIRLRYQLSGEDIFLYGLALERLGLARVDESGVVRLANHGPIRFRADGPLRSLLKQLNTTFLGRLIDDPSHEDGDLFATLSRKMSRDTFTHIRGEIEVLREKIAELSRQDQMLLGTQDLQTFKLTLGWGKIDYPNLLTIEPKNISAETKNNEHM from the coding sequence ATGAATGATGGATTGCGTCTCGACGCCTTTGACTTGATCAAACGGGCCATGAAGGCCCGGAGCATGACCTATGCGCAATTGGCCGAGTTGCTTGATTTGTCAGAACCCAGCATCAAGCGCATGTTTGCCGAACGCGACTGCAAGCTTTCACGGCTGATGAAAATATGTGGGCTGCTGGATCTGGACCCATCCGATCTGTTTGATCTCTCCAAACGCCACCAGTCCGGTCCCATTGAGCTGGATCGACAGGTAGAAGCCAAACTGGCCAGTGACCCCTCGCTCTTTCATTTCTTCATTCTGTTGCGCGAAACAGAGACAGCCGAAGATATTCGCCTTCGCTATCAGCTAAGCGGGGAGGATATCTTTCTCTATGGTCTCGCTTTGGAACGGCTGGGATTGGCGCGAGTTGATGAGAGTGGTGTGGTTCGGCTTGCCAATCATGGCCCGATCCGATTTCGTGCCGATGGCCCGTTACGGTCCTTGCTCAAGCAGCTCAACACCACATTTTTAGGTCGACTGATTGATGATCCATCTCATGAGGATGGCGATCTGTTTGCGACCCTGTCTCGTAAGATGAGCAGAGACACTTTTACGCATATCCGAGGGGAAATTGAGGTCTTGCGAGAAAAAATAGCCGAGCTTTCGCGGCAAGATCAGATGCTTCTGGGAACGCAGGACCTGCAAACCTTCAAACTGACCCTTGGTTGGGGCAAGATTGATTATCCCAATCTGCTCACCATTGAACCGAAAAACATCAGCGCTGAAACCAAGAATAATGAGCATATGTAG
- the ubiB gene encoding 2-polyprenylphenol 6-hydroxylase, which translates to MIGSSSALLRLARAGFILAREGVFSIIQPPADLPFPARLGLSIAKLFERSGLSDKSKGERLSVALNRLGPSYIKMGQFLATRPDVVGPELAEALSSLQDRVPAFGMKEAKEAVEKALGAPVDELFDEFSEPVAAASIAQVHKASFIDRDGVKQTVAVKVLRPKIAESFARNLGGFYTAARLLEKIHAPARRLRPVAVVDTLARSIQFEMDFRLEAAAMSEMAEHCTDDQDFRVPTIHWERSGKSVMTMEWIDGIKLNDMEGLKASGQDLKKLGSSVIQNFLRHALRDGFFHADMHPGNLFMDPDGRLVAVDFGIMGRIGPTERLFLAEILYGFISRNYMRVAQVHFDAGYVPPSEDVATFAQALRSIGEPIQGRSADEISMANLLGQLFEFTEVFGMHTQTQLILLQKTMVVVEGVARMMDNELNLWNTSEPVVKGWMEENFGPGAKIKEAAGGLASLAQLSAGLPEMAKRAERLSVSFDEMGRNGMRLDVQTVAAIGKAEARESRSGRVALWVIAAAMTAIAAGIWM; encoded by the coding sequence ATGATTGGCTCTTCGTCCGCTTTGCTGCGTCTGGCCCGCGCCGGTTTCATTCTGGCGCGTGAAGGCGTCTTTTCCATTATTCAGCCGCCTGCTGATTTGCCTTTCCCAGCTCGCCTTGGTCTCTCCATTGCAAAATTGTTCGAGCGCTCTGGGTTGTCTGACAAAAGCAAGGGCGAACGCCTGAGTGTAGCTCTGAACCGTCTTGGTCCTTCCTACATCAAGATGGGTCAGTTCCTGGCAACGCGTCCTGACGTGGTAGGGCCGGAACTGGCGGAAGCCTTGTCCAGCCTACAGGATCGTGTGCCTGCTTTTGGCATGAAGGAGGCCAAGGAAGCGGTTGAAAAGGCGCTAGGAGCACCGGTTGATGAGCTGTTTGATGAATTCTCCGAACCCGTTGCTGCGGCATCCATTGCGCAGGTTCATAAGGCCAGCTTTATTGACCGTGATGGCGTGAAACAGACTGTTGCGGTCAAAGTGTTGCGGCCCAAAATTGCCGAGAGCTTTGCTCGCAATCTGGGTGGTTTTTATACCGCCGCCCGCTTGTTGGAAAAGATCCATGCACCAGCACGCCGTCTGCGCCCAGTTGCAGTGGTGGATACGCTTGCCCGCTCCATCCAGTTTGAGATGGATTTCCGCTTGGAAGCAGCTGCCATGAGCGAAATGGCGGAGCATTGCACGGATGATCAAGACTTTCGCGTTCCGACTATCCATTGGGAACGATCCGGCAAAAGCGTGATGACCATGGAATGGATTGATGGCATCAAGCTCAATGATATGGAAGGCTTGAAGGCTTCGGGACAGGATCTGAAGAAACTTGGCTCCAGTGTCATTCAGAATTTCCTGCGTCATGCTTTGCGCGATGGATTTTTCCATGCAGACATGCATCCTGGCAATCTGTTCATGGATCCCGATGGTCGTCTGGTGGCCGTTGATTTCGGTATCATGGGCCGTATCGGCCCGACCGAGCGTTTGTTTCTGGCTGAAATTCTCTATGGATTTATCTCACGCAATTATATGCGCGTGGCGCAAGTACATTTTGATGCTGGATATGTACCGCCAAGTGAGGATGTCGCAACCTTTGCGCAGGCCCTTCGCTCCATTGGTGAACCCATTCAGGGTCGCTCGGCGGACGAGATCTCAATGGCCAACCTGCTAGGGCAGTTGTTTGAGTTTACTGAAGTCTTCGGCATGCATACCCAGACCCAGTTGATCCTTTTGCAAAAGACCATGGTGGTGGTTGAAGGCGTTGCCCGGATGATGGACAATGAGCTCAATCTCTGGAACACATCCGAGCCAGTTGTCAAAGGCTGGATGGAAGAGAATTTTGGTCCCGGCGCCAAGATCAAGGAAGCAGCAGGTGGCCTGGCATCCCTTGCTCAGCTTTCCGCTGGTCTGCCGGAAATGGCCAAACGGGCCGAGCGTCTGTCTGTCAGCTTTGATGAAATGGGCCGCAATGGTATGCGCCTGGATGTTCAAACCGTTGCAGCAATCGGCAAGGCAGAAGCACGGGAAAGCCGTTCTGGTCGCGTGGCATTATGGGTGATAGCTGCGGCCATGACAGCAATTGCTGCTGGCATCTGGATGTAA
- the ubiE gene encoding bifunctional demethylmenaquinone methyltransferase/2-methoxy-6-polyprenyl-1,4-benzoquinol methylase UbiE: MATGNQKRTEDVTDMATSFGFEQVKEGNKQPLVNDVFHKVAERYDLMNDLMSGGMHRLWKDAFVAWLNPPQRSASPFKLLDVAGGTGDISFRVVDRAKGNAHSTVFDINGSMLGVGRDRARDKGLMDNLDFVQGNAEDLPFEDNSFDAYTIAYGIRNVPRIDKALSEAHRVLKRGGRIMVLEFSNVEMPVLDKVYDLFSFHAIPKIGGLVTGDAESYSYLVESIRKFPNQARFKAMIEGAGFAQVSFRNLSGGISAMHSGWKL; encoded by the coding sequence ATGGCTACTGGCAACCAAAAACGAACCGAAGACGTCACTGATATGGCGACTTCCTTCGGCTTTGAACAAGTCAAAGAGGGCAACAAGCAGCCTCTGGTCAATGATGTCTTTCACAAGGTCGCTGAACGCTATGACCTGATGAATGATTTGATGTCTGGTGGCATGCACCGCCTTTGGAAAGATGCCTTTGTGGCCTGGCTCAATCCACCACAGCGCTCAGCCAGCCCGTTCAAACTTCTGGATGTGGCGGGTGGTACTGGTGATATCTCTTTCCGCGTTGTGGATCGCGCCAAGGGCAATGCCCATTCGACCGTCTTTGATATCAATGGTTCCATGTTGGGTGTCGGTCGTGACCGCGCACGTGACAAAGGCCTGATGGACAATCTGGATTTTGTTCAAGGCAATGCCGAGGATCTTCCCTTCGAAGACAATAGCTTTGACGCCTATACCATTGCTTATGGTATCCGCAATGTTCCCCGCATCGATAAAGCCCTATCGGAAGCGCATCGCGTCTTGAAACGCGGTGGCCGGATCATGGTGCTGGAATTCTCCAACGTGGAGATGCCGGTTCTGGACAAGGTCTATGACCTCTTTTCCTTTCATGCGATCCCAAAGATCGGCGGTTTGGTGACAGGTGATGCCGAAAGTTACAGTTATCTGGTCGAATCCATTCGCAAATTCCCCAATCAGGCACGTTTCAAAGCCATGATTGAAGGGGCTGGCTTTGCACAAGTCTCCTTCCGCAATCTTTCCGGTGGCATTTCCGCCATGCATTCAGGGTGGAAACTATAA
- the coaBC gene encoding bifunctional phosphopantothenoylcysteine decarboxylase/phosphopantothenate--cysteine ligase CoaBC, protein MLTNKRILLIISGGIAAFKAIDLIRLLKKEGASVKAILTKSATEFVTPLTVSTLSGEPALTKLFDLTREAEIGHIELSRDADLVVVVPATANLMAKMAYGLADDLASTTLLATDKRILIAPAMNVRMWEHDATQRNVKTLQADGHVIVGPDYGLMACNEEGFGRLSEPEDILAAIKEHIDTGALPLKIQQNGPLAGKHVVITAGPTHEPIDPVRYIANRSSGKQGYALAKEAVKAGAKVTLVSGPVTLNAPSGVERISVETAQEMHEAVANVLPADIAIMAAAVADWKVANQGTEKIKKQADGSLPSLEFSENPDIARFVGHHESQRPKLVIGFAAETTNVEEHAKAKLTKKNTDWIIANDVSPETGIMGGDRNQIKIITRDGIEAWDDMPKGDVARKVIEKIAKTLSK, encoded by the coding sequence ATGCTGACCAATAAACGAATTTTATTGATCATCTCTGGTGGCATTGCAGCCTTCAAGGCCATTGACCTGATCCGCCTTCTCAAAAAGGAAGGTGCCAGCGTCAAGGCCATCCTGACCAAATCCGCAACCGAATTTGTCACGCCTCTGACTGTCTCTACCTTGTCCGGCGAACCAGCTCTGACCAAGCTCTTCGATCTGACACGCGAAGCCGAGATCGGTCATATCGAGCTGTCCCGTGATGCCGATCTGGTTGTTGTGGTGCCTGCCACGGCCAATCTGATGGCCAAGATGGCTTATGGTCTGGCGGATGATCTGGCTTCCACCACTTTGCTCGCCACCGATAAACGCATCTTGATTGCGCCTGCCATGAATGTGCGCATGTGGGAACATGATGCCACGCAGCGCAACGTGAAGACCTTGCAGGCCGATGGCCATGTCATTGTCGGCCCGGATTATGGATTGATGGCTTGCAATGAAGAAGGCTTTGGTCGCTTGAGCGAGCCAGAAGACATTCTCGCTGCCATCAAGGAGCATATCGATACCGGCGCACTACCTCTCAAAATTCAGCAAAACGGTCCTCTTGCTGGCAAGCATGTCGTAATTACTGCAGGCCCGACCCATGAGCCGATTGATCCTGTGCGCTATATCGCAAATCGCTCTTCCGGCAAGCAAGGTTATGCCTTGGCCAAGGAAGCAGTGAAAGCTGGCGCGAAAGTCACGTTGGTCTCCGGCCCGGTGACATTGAATGCGCCTTCAGGTGTGGAGCGTATTTCGGTCGAAACCGCGCAGGAAATGCATGAGGCAGTGGCGAATGTCCTGCCCGCCGATATCGCCATCATGGCGGCCGCTGTGGCCGACTGGAAGGTTGCCAATCAGGGCACGGAAAAAATCAAGAAACAGGCTGATGGCAGCTTGCCAAGCCTGGAGTTTTCCGAGAATCCCGACATTGCCCGCTTTGTTGGGCATCACGAGAGCCAGCGTCCCAAACTGGTGATCGGCTTTGCCGCCGAGACCACCAATGTGGAAGAGCATGCCAAAGCCAAGCTGACCAAGAAGAACACAGACTGGATCATCGCCAATGATGTCTCGCCTGAGACCGGCATCATGGGTGGTGATCGCAATCAGATCAAGATAATCACCCGCGATGGCATTGAGGCTTGGGATGATATGCCCAAAGGCGATGTAGCCCGCAAGGTGATTGAGAAGATCGCCAAGACTCTCAGCAAGTGA